A region of the Polaribacter sp. L3A8 genome:
TTGGGCTATGTTTACAGTAGAAGATTATGGAGATAACCATGAGTTTAGAATTTTTGGGGAAGATTACCTAAGAATGCAACACTTCTTGGTGCCTAATCAATTTCTATTTATAAGATCTACGGTTCAGCCAGGTTGGACTAATAAAGAAACAGGTGTAGCCGGAGAACCAAGATTAAAGTTTACAGAAATGAAATTATTACATGATATTATGGATGAACTCTGTAAAAAAGTAACGATTCAAATTCCATTAAACGAAATTAAAGAAGACACTATTTTAAATTTAGAATCTATTTTAAAACACAGTCCAGGTAAACAAGGTTTAAATTTTACTATTTGGGATGAAAAAGAAAAATTAGAAATTAGTTTACCAAGTAGAAATACCAAGGTTCATATTAGTAATGAATTATTGGCAACTTTAGATAAGCAACAAATTGCTTATAAGTTAAATTAATTCTAATTAACAGAATAAAACAAAAAAGAGGCATCATAAAGAAATATTATTACTTAATTTTGTTTAATCTTTTAAAAAATAAATGAAACAAAGTAAAAACGGTGTTTGGGTAAGTTGGAACGAAAATATAACCAATAATTACAAATCTCTTTATAAAATTACTTCCGAAGAGGAATTACAAGAAGTTGTAAAAAAATCTGAAAAAATAAGAATTTTTGGTAATAAACAATCTTCTTCTAATATTGCTTCTGGTACAGAAACTTTAATAGACATTAAAGAGTATAACAAAATTTTATCTTACAATGATATCGCACAAACAATTACTGTTCAGTCTGGTATTATTTTAGGAGATTTAATAGAAGCTGTAGAAGCAAAAGGCTGGTGTATTCCTTGTTTGCCAGATATTAACACAATTACCATTGGTGGTGCTTTAGCTACGGGAACACATGGTACAAGTGGAAAATTACTATCCGAGTACATTACAAAATGCAACCTTATTTTAGCTGATGGTTCTATTCGTAAAATAACAGACAAAGACGAATTAATGGATGCCGTTAGAGTATCTCTAGGGGTTTTAGGTATATTCTCTGAAATTACTTTTAAATGCGAACCTATTTATACTTTACACGTAAAAGAAGGACCAGAAGATGATAGTGTTTGGTTACCTAAAATTGAAGAGCGTTTAAAAAAACACGATTTCTTAAGAATTTTATGGCTTCCTCATACAGACAAAGGATATGTAATTACAGGAGATAAAATAGACCCAAATACAGAAATTACAGAAGATTTAGGTCCAAAATATTTAAAACATAGAAGAACTGCTTCTAAAATATTGTATAAATATTCTCACGTTTTTCCTTGGATAACAGCCATTGCAAACAAACTTTTATACAGAGGCTTCTTTAGCTCTACTAAAGAACACAAAGGCTCCTTATACCAAGCAACGGTTACAAAATCTAGAGGTTCTACTTTAGAACTGGCAGAATGGACCATTGGTTTAGATGTTTTTCCTACAGTTTTTGAAGAACTAAAAGCAGAAATAAATAAGTGGAGCAACAAATCTTTTATTCATATTCCTATGGATGTTCGTTTTGTATATAAAGACAAAACCTGGTTAAGTTATGCCTATGGTAAAGATACGGTTACAATGGGCTGCGTTTCTAGAAATGCAGCTACTGCAGATACGTATGAAGCTTTTAAAAGCATTGAAAAAATATTCTTAAAATACGGAGGAAAACCGCATTGGGCAAAACGTTTTACAGCAAAAGATGCTGAGCTATCTAAAGTCTATACTAAATGGGAAGATTTTAAATATTTGAGAAGAAAATTAGATCCAACCAATAAATTTTTAAATCCGTATTTAACGGAAATATTCAACGAAAAAACAATTAAATAATGACAAACCCTAAAGGATTTTTATTTGATTTTGACGGCGTAATTGTAAACAGTTTCGAAAGTCATTATTCTGCTTGGACCTCTGCTTTTAAAGAATTATTCAACAAAGAAATAGCTCCGTTTCCAAAAACTCATGCAGGGAAATCTCCAATGATTATTGCAGAATATTATTGCAGCGTAATTTGTGAAGAAAAACGCACAGAAGAATTATTTTTTCTAAAAGATAAACATTTAGACAAATACTTTACAGTACCTAAATTATTACCTGGTGTTAGAGAATTTACCGAACTTTTAACCAAAGAAAAAATACCTTACGGAATTGCAAGTAACGCTACAAAACAGTTTTTAAAAAACAGTGTTCATCACTTAAATTTAAATTTTCCAACAGTATTTGGTGTGCAAGATTACGTGAAACCAAAACCAGCACCTGAAGCTTATATTTTACTTGCAGAAACTTTAGGTTTTAAAGAAAGTGATTTTAAAGATATTTGGGTTTTTGAAGATAGTTTAACAGGAACAAAAGCAGCAAAAGCAGCAGGAATGGTTGCTATCGGAATTACCACACAATATACTGATGAAGAACTAAAAGAAGCAGGAAGTGTTTTAGTTTTCCCTACATTGTTGGAAGCTTATGAGTATTTGACAAAATACTATTTTTAGAATTAGGTAACTTTCACAAAAGTAACAAGTTTGAAAGTTCTAAGTACAGTTTGTCATTTCGACCGGAGAGAGAAACCTCATAAAACACTAAGTTTTGTATGATCACTGTTATGTGACTTCTCATAACTTCGAAGTGACAAATTTTATACTTTATCGATATATAGCGCTTAAAAACCTAAGCCGTTACTTCTCTAAAAAGCGTTTCTAAGTTTTTATTCTGTGTATTTAAGCTCAAAATTTTCAGGCCATTTTCTTGAGCAAAATCAAACACTTTAGAACGCATATCTTCTTCACTTTCAAAAGTGATATACCAAGTATTGTCGTAATTGTTTTTGTAAGAAACTACGTTTTTTAATCTTTTTATAAACTGTTCTTCAATTTTATAATCGAAAGTAACTTCTATTACTTGTTGATTATTTTCTTTGAGATCTGCTAGTTTTTTATCAACCAGAATTTCTCCTTTTTTAATGATAATTACTCGATCGCAAACCGCTTCTACTTCTTGCATAATATGCGTAGAAAACAACACTGTTTTTTCTTTACCTAATTCTTTAATTAGTTCTCTAATTTCTACCAGTTGGTTTGGGTCTAAACCTGTAGTAGGTTCGTCTAAAATTAACACTTTTGGGTTATGTAAAATAGCTGCTGCCAAACCTACTCTTTGCTGATATCCTTTAGATAATTGATTGATTTTTTTATGTGCCTCAGCAGTTAATCCTACTTTTTCGATACAAATTTCTATTTGGTTTTTATCAACCTTAAAAATGGAGGTATGAAATTGTAAATATTCTCGCACATACATATCTGCATACAATGGGTTATGTTCTGGTAAATAACCAATTGTTTTTTGTGCTGCCAATGGATTTTGTAACACATCTATTTCATCAACAAAAACTTCTCCTTCATTTGGTTTAATAAAGCCGGTTAAGATTTTCATCATTGTAGATTTCCCTGCTCCATTTGGACCTAAAAAACCAATTATTTGACCTTTATCCGCAGAAAAAGAAACATTGTTTAATGCATTTTGAGTTTTATAAATTTTAGAAACGGATGTTACTTTTATAGACATCTTACAAATGTAATTTGATTTAATTTAAAAACGAAAAGATTCGTTTTTTAGTTTGCTACAACACCTTTAATTTGTCTAATTTTCCTAACATTTTTCATTCTAGACCAGGCTATTTTATGTCTCTTTTTATAAAAATACAAACAACCTAAATCTAAACCAAAATAGAAAAAACTAATGCCACTTGGCGGATTTGCACTTGGTAAAAATGATATTTTATTCCAAGCTGTTGTTGGCCACCACCAACACTCATAGCTGGTACCTATAATTTCTAAATAAGCAACGGCTAAAAACATGGTTAAATAAAACAAACGTTCTCTTGGTCTTTTACTTAAAAAATATAACATTAAAGCAGATAGCACAAAGCCAAAAACATCATTTTTCAAGATTAAAAAGGCAGTTGTATATACAATTACAAGAACAGTAAAAACCTTTTCTAATAATTTTACATTATTTTTTGCATACGCTGTTTTTGTAAAATACAATACACCAGCATAGACCAAAGCATGCCCCATAGGTATGTAATGTGGTATGTTTTCTAAGCGATAGGTGTACATGCCCATCCCTAAAGAAAAACCGTACTCGCCTGCAATAGCAATCAATACTGCATACACCATTTGTTCTCTAATTCTTGGATTTACTTTAAAAAGTGTAATTGAGAAAATTACAACCATTATTAGATTGGCTAACCATTGTAAGTCTTGATAGCCTTCTGCTACAGTAACGCTATCTAAAAATAACCCTAGAAAGATATAGAGAAATAAAATTCCCAAAGTCTTTAAAAATGCAGGTAAAAAAGTTTTAGTTGTTGATACACTCATACTTCTATGAAAAAATAGCGTTTTTTAGTTTCCTTTTTATCGTTTTCATGATATCTGTTGGGTAGGTACTCTCTCCCATCATAATCTGAATCATTTTTTCACAGATTCTTTCACCATATTTTTTAATCAAAAGATTTCTCATTGTTCCGTTTTCATAAAACAATTTAGACAATTTAAAGGCAGATCTTAGCGCAGGTAAAAGATGCTCTTCTAACTTTTCATTGTATAATTTCTCAGCTAATTCACCATTCAATTTACTTTCAATGATTGATTCTGCTGCCATATTACCAGAAAGAATAGCATTTGTAATTCCTTCTGCAGATAACGGGTCTGCAAAACCAGCAGCATCTCCCACTAAAAAAACATTATTTCTTACAAAACCATCTTTTCTTAAAGAAACTGGCACTTGAAAACCATGCATTTCTTCGCTAATAACTTCTGTTACCTTTAGAGTATTCACTAAATAATCTCTGTAACACTGTTTAAAATCGACCTTTACTTTTCGTAATGCTCCAACCCCTATAGATAAGTGATTTTTCTTTGGAAAACACCAACCATATCCCATAGGAATGGCATCAAAATCTAAACGAACGGTTTTAGACAGTCTTTTAAAATCATCATCATTTACCTCAACTTCATATTCTAATGCAGGTATTAACAAACGTGTTTCTTTCCATCCTGCAAATTTTGCAGTCTTACCTAAAGCACCATCAGCAGCAATTACAAATTTGGTTTTTACCTCTCCTTTAGAAGTATGTAAAGTGATATCATCTTTAAAAGTAATATCTGTAAGTTTATGATTTTCTAATAATGTAACTCCTAATTCTTGTGCTTTTTTAACAATAAAATTATCGAAATCTGCACGCATCACCATGGTAATGATAGGCTCGTCTTTTTGAATGGTAAATTTTTTATCAATTTTATCAAAAAAAACATCAACATTAAAACATTCTTTTTCTACAACCTCAGTAATATCAAAAGGCATTATTTTTCTACCCGCCAAACCAAAAGCACCTCCACAAGTTTTATATCTTGGTAAAGTTTCTTTTTCTATTATAACTGTTGATATTCCTTTTTCTGCTAATTTAAAAGCTGCAGAAGCCCCTGCTGGCCCCGAACCTATTATAGCTACATCAAAAATCATAGAATGTTATTTTTTTTACAAATATATTGTTTCTTATTTTAAATTTATAGCATAAAAAAAGACTCAATAAATTGAGTCTTTTTTTATGCTATAAATTCTACTTAAATTACAATTGATATTTTACTCTAAGACTAATAAACCTTGGTAAAATAAAAGTTTCATTTATAGAGTTTGACGTAAGACCGTAATTGAAACTAGTTGTAGAACCTGTTGCCAAAAGATTACTACCTACTAATTCGTATTCCCACTTGGCATCTTTATCTTTTCTGTAAGCTAAAGTCAAATCTAAAATTTTATAAGAATTTGCAATATTTCCATTTTGTTTTACTTCATTAAAAGAAAAATCTGAACGAACGGTTAATGAATTCCAAACATAAGCATCAAAACTAATAGAAGGCGCATTTGTAACTCCTTTTACAATCTCTGCTCTTGCACTATTATCTTGGTCAGACAGACTTAATCTATAGTTAAAAGTAACATTTGGTGCTTTTGTAAAATTAGTACCAATACTTGCATTATAGCTTTGAGAATTAAGCTTATTTGTATTTTCTATTGAATTTAGAAACTGATACGACTTACTGTAACTATAATTGGCACTTAAAGATGTTTTAATTTTATTAAACGTCTTACCAACTCTACCAGATGCAGAAAAACTCTCATTATCAAAAGGTGAATTTAATGATGTACTGCTAGATACTACAGAAGCTGGTTCAAAATTTGCATTTGTATTAATTTGATCTATCGTTTTCTTATAATTAATTCTAGCAAAAACATTTGTATAATTAAATAGATTAAAACTAGAATAATTTAAATTTACATTATGTAAGTGAGCATTGTTTAACTCTTCATTACCATAATAAAAAGAATTGTAACTATTAGCAACAATACCTCTGGCTAGTTTATTAACATCTGTAAAATTAACTTCTTGCTTGTATGAAAACCGCAAACTTTCACTTTGTTTAAATTGTGCAATTATAGAAAGTTCTGGAAAAATTTTATCAAACTTGTCTTCAAATATTTCTGTTTGATATTGAGTATTTTTAACATTATAGGCATGCAATGTAAAACCTGGTGTAAAAGTAAAAATACCCGCTTTTAAACGATACCTTAACCCTGCATAAAGATCAGAAAAAGTATATTCTGTATCATTTGTGGTTCTTGGGTCTGTATTGCCAGGAATTGTAGGTGTTGGATCTACAATGCTTTCATCATCTAAAATCTGAAAAAACTTAGAATCAAAATTCTGCTTACTTTGTATGGTACCCAAAACAAAATTTAAATTACTCTTATCATTTAAAATATTATAATAATCTAATTTAACGTCTAATTGATTAGACTTAACTTTTCTGTCTTGTTCTAATTTATAAAATAGATTTGTTCTATCTAAACCTAATGAAAATGCTGCATCATCAAAACCATCTTTGTCTACATCATTATTATTTGATGAATCGTTTTCTAAAGATGCTACATAAAAAGGATCTTCATCTTGCAACAAATGTTGTGCTTCTAAAGCAAAAATATTTTTTTCATTCGCAGTATAGAAATAACTAAAATTTTGATTGATTTTATAAGGTGTAGATCTTTCACTTTCATTAATATCACTTAAAACTCTAGAATTTACAGCATCGGTTCTAAATTCATTAGAAAAACGACCAATAACATCATAATTGAATTGCTTTCTTGTATTTTGTTTATAGTTTGCACTAAATTTAAACAAACCTGTATTACTAGTTTGGTCTGTTAAATTCTCTACAAGGTCATCTGGTATAATAGAAGTTTCGTCTGCTGATGTATTAGGATCATCTGCAATATCAAAATAATCGATATCGTTTATACGTTTTTGTCCATTACTATTACTAGAAAAAATTAAAAATCCACTTAAATCTAATTTTTTATTAGGTGAATAGCTAAAATTTAAAGCAGTAAGTTTTGTTTCTATTCTATTTGCATTTCTAGCATTTGCGGTTAAAAACCCAATTCCTGCATCTGCTAAACTTAAGTTTGTTCCGTTAGAAGGACTTTGACTTCTAAAACCTCCACTAAAGTTTCTAACATCTCTTCTAGACAAAACAACTTCACCCATATTATTAACATCACCAATAACATTAATCGTATATTTTGGAGAGTAATAAAATAGTTTTGGTTGCAATAAATACAATGTTTCATCTGGAGCATTACCAGAACCTGCAGTAATATCTCCAAACCAAAAATTCTTTTTCCCTTCTTTTAATTTAATATTGATAGCAACCCTATCTTGGTTGTTTTGCACACCACTAAGCTGACTAACATCTGCGTAATTTCTTAAAACTTCTATTTTATCTAAAGCATTAGAAGGAATATTCTTGGTGGCAAGTTTTGTATCTCCATCAAAAAAATCCTTACCATCAACCATAATTTTTTCTACTTTTTTTCCTTCAACCTCTATTTCACCATCATCATTAATTTCTACACCAGGTAATTTCTTTAAAACATCTTCTAGTTTTCGTTCTGATCCATTTTTAAAAGAATCCGCATTATAAACAATGGTATCTCCCTTTATAGTAACGGGCATTTTAGACACAATATTTATTCCATCTAAAGCATTATCGAAAGCAAGCATTGCATTTGTTACAATATCTTCAGACTTTGTTTCAATAGTAAAGTCCGACGACTTCATACCTACATAACTTATTTTCAGTAAAATAGTGGTGTTTTTTTCTACATTTAATTTATAAAAACCTTTAGTATCTGTAAAACCATAAGATGCTATTTTATTAGTAACCTTGTCAATTGCTAATACATTTGCCATCTCTAAAGACTCCCCTATACTGTCTTTAACAACACCAGTTAATTTTACTTGCGCATTTGCACAAAGTGTAACCATAAAAATGGCGAGTAGTACTATGTTTTTCATTTAATATAATTAAGATACAGTTATTAGATTTCTTTAGAAACGTCCTCCTCCACGATTACCACCTCTACCTCTATTTTGAAAATTCTGTCTTAATTCTTCCATCTTTTTAGTTACAGATTCAGAATACTTTTCTCTTGTTATTTTTTTACCTTTTGATGGCGCTTCTATAGCTGCTTTTTCTGATGGATTCAATACAATTTCTGTACATAAAATAGTGGTGGTTCCTTCATTAATTTCTAATATTAAACCCGGTAAACCCCAATATTCTCCAGGACCGTTACTAACTGGTATTTGTGGCGTATACCAAGCTGTTACTACAACTTGTTTAACTTCTACCTCTTTTTCTGTATCTTCTTTCTCTTTTTTATCATCCTCTTTTCTAGGTCTTCTAAAATTAGAGAAATCTAAAGGATTTGCATCTTTAAGCAGTGTAGCTTTATAACAAAGGTAATTACCAATTTGTTTCGTTTCTGCTCCTAGCTCCCATTGTGGTTGTTTCATATCATCAGACACTAAAAACTTTTTTCCAAAAAACTCTGTAGCCTCAAGTGCCACTTTATCCTTTGTGTTTTTATATTTTGTTCCTCCACTAGAAAAACTTCCAAACCTTGGACCTCTTCCACCTCCACCTGTTGTTGGTGCTTCTAATTTTGCATCTTCTTTATAAATAGAAGAACTTTTATCAAAATTTAGAATAAATGTTTTCTCTAATTGAGATTTCATTCTATCTTGAATTTGTTTTTTTCTTGCATCAGAAAGCTGTTCTCCGCCTCTAGCAAAGTTATTTAAGTCTACAGAGGTCTTAGACATATAGGTTGCTTTCCCTTGAAAATCTTTTTGTCCCAAAGTAATCATTGAAACAATACTAAGAATAAATGTAAATAACGATTTCATGTAAGTATATTTAGTTTGCTATAAACAAATCTGTTTATATATATTATGACTAAAAAAAAGTCTAAAAGTTTAATTACTAAAAAAAATAAAAAAGAACTGCTATTAAATTAAAATGTTAAGATTGCTTTTTTTAGGTTTAATTAAAGCATTAGATACATTCTGTTTATTATTTTCACTATTTTAGCACCACTTTTAATCTTATTAGAATTTAATTTATGCACGTTGCAATTGCAGGAAATATTGGTGCTGGTAAAACCACACTAACCAAGTTATTAGCTAAACATTACAAATGGAAACCACATTTTGAGTCTGTTGATGAAAATCCGTATTTAGACGATTTTTATACAGAAATGGAACGTTGGTCTTTTAATTTACAAGTCTATTTTTTAAATAGTCGTTTTCGTCAAATTTTAGAATTAAGAGAATCTGGTAAAAATATTATTCAGGATAGAACAATCTATGAAGACGCCCATATTTTTGCACCCAATTTACATGCTATGGGGTTAATGACTAATAGAGACTATGGCAATTATAGTTCTTTATTTGAATTGATGGAAAACTTGGTAACACCTCCAGATTTATTAATATACTTACGTGCAGATATTTCTACCTTAGTGGGCCAAATTCACAAACGTGGTAGAGATTATGAAAACTCTATTAGTATTGACTATTTAAGCAGATTAAATGAACGTTATGAAGCTTGGATATCTACCTACACAAAAGGAAAACTACTAATAATTGATGTTGATAATCTTGATTTTGTAGACAACCAAGAAGATTTAGGCTATATTATAGACAGAATAGATGCTCAAATAAATGGGTTATTTTAAAAATATCATTTTTTATAAAAAATAAAAGAGACCGTTTTCACGGTCTCTTTCTTTTTGTGATAAATCACAGATGATAGATTGTCCCCCAACATTCTATCAAGTCTTAAAAAATCAATTGATTACTTCAATTCGATTGTCCACTATATCTTTTATAGGTAAGATTACCTTTCCTTCTTTTGTTATTAATATTACACAAATATTATCGATTACTCCAACAACTCCTTCTACACCATTTACAATAACCTTATCCCCTTCTTGAATATTTTTTCTAGTGTAATACCCAAATAATAATCTTTTTATAACATCTCTAGAGCCTAAGCCAAAAGCAATTGTAAACGAAGCTAAAATTGCACCCAAAATTATAGATAAATTACTCGTAATTAAATCTGTATTAACACCTGCTTGGTTTAAAGCCGTTACTGTAACTACAATTGCAATTAAGTAAAATGCAATATTACCAACCAAGTTCCCTCCAGTTAATTCTAACGATTTAAACATAGAAAACAAGGCTTTTTTTACCAGGTTAGCAACATAAATACCTATTGCAAAAATGATAAGTGCACTAATTAGTTTTGGCAAATACGCTATTAAACCACTTAATTGCTCAGAAACCATTCTTAAACCTAATAGCTCAGAGCCTACAATTATAAAAACGAGGATTAAAACCCACTTAATAGCAGTTATAATTATTTTTGTTGGTTGAATTTTTAATGATGATTCTCCAAAAATTTCATCAACATTTAATTTTTCTGGTAAGCTATCTATTTTGGTATAACCCAATGCTTTTTTAATAACATACAGTAGTAATTTTATTAACAACCATCCAATTATTAAAAAACCAATTCCTTTTAATAATTGTGGTAAAAAATCTATAAAATTATTCCAAAGTGTTTGTAGAAAACTAAAATCCATTTCAGAATTTAGTGCAAGCAGTAATTTATTTGTCATTATTTTTAGCTTTTATGATTCGAGTTATTGTTACCGTTGTTCAACAAGTCTCCAATTGTATTCGGATATTTGACTAAAAATAAATCTGCAATATCTAAGGTAAGTTTAATCATACCAATATCACTTAAAACTTTTTCTTTAAGAACTTCAGGCACACTATGGTGGTGTATAATTCTTTTAAAAGGATTGCTCATATTTATAACTCTTCATACGTTCTTACAAGTTTTTGTTTCGCTCTTTTAATTCTCATTTTAACAGCGCTTTCACCAATATTTAAAGATTCTTTAATTTCTTTAATGGTCATATCATCTTGATATTTCATTAAAAGAATCATCTTTTCTGTTGGATCAATTAAAGCCAATGCTTTTGCCAATTTTTCTGATTTTAACTCAAATAGAGTTGCATCATCAATTTCTTGCAAATCATCATCTTCTTTTATATTATCTGTAACAACCGTAACTTTTTCTTTCTTCTTAAAATCGTTTCTTTGTACATAATTTACACAGAAATTATAGGTAAAAGAATACAACCAAGTAGAAAACTTAGAGTTACCTTTAAAGGTCTTTATTTTTACAAATAACCTGATAAAAACGTCATGTGTTAAATCTTCTGCTTCTTCCTTATTTTTAGAAAAACCATAACACTTATTATAAACAACTTTAGAAAACCTGTCATATAAAACAGCAAACAAATGCGTATTGTTTGTTTCTACTATTTTAAAGACTAGCTCCTCGTCACTTAAATTTTTTACATCTATCGCTTTCAACTCAGTTATTGTTTTGACACAAAGAAACTTTATAAGTCACAATTAAAATAAATATAAAGATGACACGTTCTTTTATATCGATGAACGGTAAGAAACCTTCTTTTAAAAAAAACACCCTAATTAAATGCCATTTTTATACTCTAAAAATAGTTGTAAAACTTGGTTTATCCATACAGGTAAACAATTCTTAATAATAAATTAATCTTTTTCTTACTCATAAATCTTAAGAATAACAACCTATCTAATTACCTTTTAACGAGACTAATAATTATATATTTAAGATTTACAAACCCTAAAAAAAATTAAAATGATAAAAAAAACAATTCTTTTTGTAACATTTTATAATATTCTTACGTATAATAAATTGTAGCAATACATTAATCCTTTAAAAAGTCATAGAGAATTAGATGAGACAACTTAAAATTACCAAGCAGGTTACTAATAGAGAAACTGCATCATTAGATAAATATTTACAAGAAATAGGTAAGGTAGATTTAATTACCGCTGATGAAGAAGTAGAATTGGCACAACTTATTAAAGCTGGAGACCAAAGAGCTTTAGAAAAATTAACAAAAGCCAATTTAAGATTTGTTGTATCTGTTGCAAAACAATATCAAAATCAAGGATTAACATTGCCAGATTTAATAAACGAAGGAAACTTAGGTTTAATTAAAGCAGCAAAACGTTTTGATGAAACTCGTGGTTTTAAATTTATATCTTATGCCGTTTGGTGGATTCGTCAATCTATCTTACAAGCCTTAGCAGAACAATCTAGAATAGTACGTTTACCGTTAAATAAAATTGGTTCTATCAATAAAATTAACAAAATGTACGCTTTCTTAGAGCAAGAAAATGAGCGCCCACCAAGTGCTGAAGAAATTGCTAAGAAACTAGACATGACTGTTAATGACGTAAAAGAATCTATGAAAAATTCTGGACGTCACGTATCTATGGATGCACCTTTAATTGAAGGTGAAGATTCTAACTTATACGATGTATTAAACTCTGGAGAATCTCCAAACCCAGATAGAAAATTATTACACGAATCTTTACGTATCGAGATAAACAGAGCATTAGAAACTCTAACTCCACGTGAAGCAGATGTTGTAAAATTATACTTTGGTTTAGGTGAGCACCAACCAATGACTTTAGAAGAAATTGGTGAAACTTTCGATTTAACTCGTGAGCGTGTTCGTCAAATTAAAGAAAAAGCAATTAGAAGATTAAAACACACTTCTAGATCTAAAATTTTAATGACATACTTAGGTTAATCATTAATTTTTATAAAACTTAAAAACTCTCAAATTTATTTTTGGGAGTTTTTTTTATACACGTCATTACAAGGCACAATCTTGTCTTTTCGACGAAGGAGAAATCACATAAAGTTACTTTATTTTTTTTGAAGCTATTTCCCGCTTTCCGTTATATCTTTTTATTACTTTCTTTCCAAAGCTCACTTTTTTATAAACTATAGCAAGCTCATCATTAGAAACAGATTGCTTCGTACCTCGCAATGACGTTTTTTTTTATAGAGGTAATAAAAAGGATGCCACTTCAATCGGGGCTAAACCTCACTCAGTATTCATCAATGGAAAAGAAAAAGAGATAAAATAAACATACAGATTATTTATTTATCGTAATCATCAATTAAATTTAGCACAAAAAAGGATGCCTTTTAAAAAGGACTAAACCTATTTATTACTTTTCTTTTTACCACAAATTCTATATTTTCTATATCACTATGTGGTCGAAATTTATAATAAATTATTGTTATATTTTTAAGAGATTGCTTCGTTCCTCGCAATGACAATTTAAGTACCTTTGCAAAAATAAAATCACAACACAACAACAAAATAATGAGTAATTTACTTGCACCTTCAATTTTAGCAGCAGATTTTGCTAACCTACAAAGAGACATCGAAATGGTAAACAATAGTGAAGCAGATTGGTTTCATATTGATATTATGGACGGTGTTTTTGTACCAAACATTTCTTTTGGAATGCCTGTTTTAAAAGCGATTACTAAACACGCTAAAAAAACAATTGATGTACATTTAATGATTG
Encoded here:
- a CDS encoding D-arabinono-1,4-lactone oxidase, whose amino-acid sequence is MKQSKNGVWVSWNENITNNYKSLYKITSEEELQEVVKKSEKIRIFGNKQSSSNIASGTETLIDIKEYNKILSYNDIAQTITVQSGIILGDLIEAVEAKGWCIPCLPDINTITIGGALATGTHGTSGKLLSEYITKCNLILADGSIRKITDKDELMDAVRVSLGVLGIFSEITFKCEPIYTLHVKEGPEDDSVWLPKIEERLKKHDFLRILWLPHTDKGYVITGDKIDPNTEITEDLGPKYLKHRRTASKILYKYSHVFPWITAIANKLLYRGFFSSTKEHKGSLYQATVTKSRGSTLELAEWTIGLDVFPTVFEELKAEINKWSNKSFIHIPMDVRFVYKDKTWLSYAYGKDTVTMGCVSRNAATADTYEAFKSIEKIFLKYGGKPHWAKRFTAKDAELSKVYTKWEDFKYLRRKLDPTNKFLNPYLTEIFNEKTIK
- a CDS encoding HAD family hydrolase, producing MTNPKGFLFDFDGVIVNSFESHYSAWTSAFKELFNKEIAPFPKTHAGKSPMIIAEYYCSVICEEKRTEELFFLKDKHLDKYFTVPKLLPGVREFTELLTKEKIPYGIASNATKQFLKNSVHHLNLNFPTVFGVQDYVKPKPAPEAYILLAETLGFKESDFKDIWVFEDSLTGTKAAKAAGMVAIGITTQYTDEELKEAGSVLVFPTLLEAYEYLTKYYF
- the gldA gene encoding gliding motility-associated ABC transporter ATP-binding subunit GldA → MSIKVTSVSKIYKTQNALNNVSFSADKGQIIGFLGPNGAGKSTMMKILTGFIKPNEGEVFVDEIDVLQNPLAAQKTIGYLPEHNPLYADMYVREYLQFHTSIFKVDKNQIEICIEKVGLTAEAHKKINQLSKGYQQRVGLAAAILHNPKVLILDEPTTGLDPNQLVEIRELIKELGKEKTVLFSTHIMQEVEAVCDRVIIIKKGEILVDKKLADLKENNQQVIEVTFDYKIEEQFIKRLKNVVSYKNNYDNTWYITFESEEDMRSKVFDFAQENGLKILSLNTQNKNLETLFREVTA
- a CDS encoding geranylgeranyl reductase family protein, which produces MIFDVAIIGSGPAGASAAFKLAEKGISTVIIEKETLPRYKTCGGAFGLAGRKIMPFDITEVVEKECFNVDVFFDKIDKKFTIQKDEPIITMVMRADFDNFIVKKAQELGVTLLENHKLTDITFKDDITLHTSKGEVKTKFVIAADGALGKTAKFAGWKETRLLIPALEYEVEVNDDDFKRLSKTVRLDFDAIPMGYGWCFPKKNHLSIGVGALRKVKVDFKQCYRDYLVNTLKVTEVISEEMHGFQVPVSLRKDGFVRNNVFLVGDAAGFADPLSAEGITNAILSGNMAAESIIESKLNGELAEKLYNEKLEEHLLPALRSAFKLSKLFYENGTMRNLLIKKYGERICEKMIQIMMGESTYPTDIMKTIKRKLKNAIFS